In the Flavobacterium sp. 90 genome, ATAAAGTTATTGCAAATACTTATACTCTACAGGCTTCTTTGCCAGGTTATGAAACGATTGAAAAGAATATTTATGTAACCAATAATGAAACCGAAACTGTAAATCTTCAATTGAAGTTTACGGGAAAACTTGACGAAGCTTCAGACAATAATGGCGATCAACTGGATGAAATCATCGTTTCGGCAAGCAGAAAAGTAGAAACATTATCAAAAACACCTTCTTCTGTAACGGTAATTAATGCCAAGGATATCGAAGATTTATCGATTGTTAGTCCTAATATTGCAAATGTTGTGGCGTATGCAGTTCCGGGTTTAGGATCGGCAACGAATAATACAGGTAACTACGGACAAACACTTCGCGGAAGAAATCCGTTGGTTCTTATTGATGGAATTCCGCAATCTACGCCATTAAAATCAGCAGGAAGAGAAATACGTTCTATCGATCCTTCGGTAATCGAACGCATTGAAGTAATCAAAGGTGCAACTGCAATTTACGGAAATGGTGCCGATGGAGGTTTGATCAATTATATTACAAAATCGGGTAAAACTCAAAAGAAATTTGCCGGATATAGTGAAGCAGGAACGAACGGAAACATTAAAGGAGACAGTACTTTAGGATATAGATTTAACCAACAGTTTTACGGTCGACTTAATAAATTCAATTATATGGTTTCCGGGACTTACGATAAAACAGGCGTTTTTCGTGATGGCGAAGGACAGGTTATTTCTCCGGAATACGGATTAGGGGAAACCAAAACCTATAATATCTTTACGAAACTTGGATATGATTTAACAGACAAACAGCGAATTGAGGTGATGTACAATTATTTCAGTTCGAATCAGGATTCTGATTTTATCCTTAAAAATGGTGTTTATGGCGTAAGTCCGGCGATTGGTATTTTGGGCAACAGACCGGGAGTTGATGAAGGAACGCGTTACAATCACAATGCAAATCTTCAATATGTAAACAAACAGCTTTTCGGGAATACTTCGTTTACGGCAAATCTTTATTTTCAGGACTTTTTAACGATATTTTCTAATTCGACATTCTTCTACGGAAGTGGACAATCTCAAACTGCTTCTGCCAAAAAAGGTGTTAGAGTTTATCTGAATACGCCATTTACAATTTCTTCAAATTTCACAGGAGATGTAACGTATGGTCTTGATTTATTGAATGATAAAACAAATCAAAAACTTGTTGACGGGCGAGTTTGGGTTCCAAATATAAACATGGTCAATCTTGCTCCATATGCGCAATTATCGACACAGATTTTTGGTGATTTTAATGTAAAAGCTGGTTTACGTGCAGAAAATATCAAGATTAATATCGACGATTACAACACGCTTGCAACAGGAGCAAATGGCGCGGGAAGTATTGCTGTTAAAGGCGGTGATCTTACTTATGATGCTTTTGTATTTAATACCGGGGTGAGATATTCGAAGTTTAGATTCTTCAATCCTTTTGTGAGTTTTTCTCAATCTTTTTCTGTATTCGATCTTGGCCGAGTGCTTACAAATGCCAAAGAAGATGCAATCTCAAAACTACAGACAAAACCTATTATCGTAAACAATTACGAAGGAGGTTTTAGTAGTCAGCTTGGGAAATTTAATTTAAGTGCCGCTTATTATTTCAGTACTTCAAAACTAGGAACAAATCTGGTTCAGGTTGATGGTTATTTAGTTGCAGAACGTTTACCGGAAAGAGTTTGGGGTTACGAAGTTCAGGCAGATTATCAAATTCTGAAGCAATTGACAGTAGGAGGAAACTACGCTTATGTGCAAGGAAGAGGCGATAAAGATTCTGATGGACATTTTTACGGACCTACAGATATTTACCTAAAATCAAACAGAATTCCTCCTGTAAAAGTAACGGGTTATGCAAAATATGGTGATGAAAGATTAAACGTAGAATTGTATTGGATGTTGGTTGGTGATCGTGATCTTTTTCAGCCAAATGCTAAAGGTGCTTATGCAATTGGCGAAGGTCCAATTCATTCTTTCAATTTATGGAATTTGGCTACAGCCTACAAAGTTACAGACAGTATCAGAGTAAAACTTGGAATTGAAAACATATTCAACACCGATTATTATACTACAACGGCTCAGTTTTATGGTACAAATGCCAACTATACAAGAGGAAATGGTACAAGATTTAATCTGGCTCTTGGTTATAGTTTCTAGTCTCTAGTTTCAGTATTCAGTCTCAGTCTCAGTATTCAGTTTGAAATGCGCATACTGTAAACTGCGACTGAATACTGAAAACTGCGACTGTAAACTTGAATATAATATTTTTTGTTTTTTTTTATTTGAGAGGTTTCTGGCGATTTTTT is a window encoding:
- a CDS encoding TonB-dependent receptor, yielding MKYLSLRTSKFLLIISFLFSVISSFAQQNSGKIKGQITTSDGKSASGATIIIISSKYRTTAKSDGSFTFNKVIANTYTLQASLPGYETIEKNIYVTNNETETVNLQLKFTGKLDEASDNNGDQLDEIIVSASRKVETLSKTPSSVTVINAKDIEDLSIVSPNIANVVAYAVPGLGSATNNTGNYGQTLRGRNPLVLIDGIPQSTPLKSAGREIRSIDPSVIERIEVIKGATAIYGNGADGGLINYITKSGKTQKKFAGYSEAGTNGNIKGDSTLGYRFNQQFYGRLNKFNYMVSGTYDKTGVFRDGEGQVISPEYGLGETKTYNIFTKLGYDLTDKQRIEVMYNYFSSNQDSDFILKNGVYGVSPAIGILGNRPGVDEGTRYNHNANLQYVNKQLFGNTSFTANLYFQDFLTIFSNSTFFYGSGQSQTASAKKGVRVYLNTPFTISSNFTGDVTYGLDLLNDKTNQKLVDGRVWVPNINMVNLAPYAQLSTQIFGDFNVKAGLRAENIKINIDDYNTLATGANGAGSIAVKGGDLTYDAFVFNTGVRYSKFRFFNPFVSFSQSFSVFDLGRVLTNAKEDAISKLQTKPIIVNNYEGGFSSQLGKFNLSAAYYFSTSKLGTNLVQVDGYLVAERLPERVWGYEVQADYQILKQLTVGGNYAYVQGRGDKDSDGHFYGPTDIYLKSNRIPPVKVTGYAKYGDERLNVELYWMLVGDRDLFQPNAKGAYAIGEGPIHSFNLWNLATAYKVTDSIRVKLGIENIFNTDYYTTTAQFYGTNANYTRGNGTRFNLALGYSF